The sequence gaaccgtaagccacagaAAGAAAATATCCTGACTCTTGCAAGACACTCAAAAATcccaaggtttagttttttcgccaTCTTTAATTGTTcctactttttcgaacttgtCCTAGGTTGTTGAACCGATTGTCACAAAATTTGacccagatcatcttcagaccttGCGGTCAAAatgttatggaattcaagttacTTTACCATTAGTCAAACCATTCTGGAATAGCCCGCAAACAAATTCTAcgaaaagcaatacaaaaatgcATATGAGGTTTGGTGTAGACTTAGTTATTATTAAAATCAGTAAGCATCTTGGCACCATGCCCTGAGGGTACTCAAAAAGTTATAAAGCAATTTATGAAAAcactaataacttttgcatacatcaTCATATTGTAATGAAGTTGCCCTTGGAACATGTCAAGAACATTGATAACTGACTGAACCATAAATGGCTGAACTTCCTCTCCGCCATtctgattcatgttgaaaacctattttttttaactcctcttcagactgtgctgacaaaattttatggatttcgtgtcactAAATGAAACTGTTTTTGTACAGAGCTTCTAAAAATTTTAGGCATGTTTCCAAAATGACTCAGatgctttaaaataataacaacaaacttTGCCATTGCCACCTCACACAGAACACAAAAAGATTTGACTACAGCGCCACCGGTTGGTCAAAAATGATAagccatttaataatattactaggggttgtatttatgatatttttgccATTTGAAATACAATCATCCTTGTTCAATAAagttcatgtatatatatatatatatatatatatatatatatatatatatatatatatgtgtgtgtgtgtgtgtgtgtgtgtgtgtgtgtttgaacaatAGTTgtgattgtaattgaaatattCAAATTTGAGGTTAACTggttaaaaaattgcatttgatcATTGAAATTATGAGTCAAAATGGAAAAGGTCGACCAATTTATTTAATAACTAACTTATAGATTACGCTCGGCAGCTTGGAggtagtttatatatttataatatcaacTCTATCTAGTTACTGTTTTCCTGAGGAAGCGTGTCCTCCCGCCAGTAGAGGCGCTGTGCCGCGCGCGCCCCCGCGGTCGGTGATGACGTGTATTCGCTCACGCGTCCCGGAAGTGGAGGTACAGCTGGAAGAGTTTGGAAACAAACTGGCGATCCGATGAGTGAGTGTCGACCCTCTGGCAGACAGATTGATTGTTGACGGCTCAGTGATCGGCACACAGCgtgtgaggaggaggatgatgatgatgatgaagtctCTGGTGAGTGTGGTGATCTTCATCCTGATGGCGTCAGAGATCAGCGCGAGGATCCACCAGCTCGAACTCAAGGTCTGTCTCTCTTTATTTATACTCCATCAGCTCATTTATACTCATTTATACAGTTATTCAACGTGATTTCAGATATGTCTCGtttatttcactttttactgACTTGTCTAATGAATTCAGCTTCTTTAATAAATTATCTCCTTTATTTAAGCATTTGGTTTACGTAACTCTTTTATCTTACTTAAATAAAGGTTCCTTGTACATAAAAAGATGAATTTATtgctttatcatttatttaatgatttatatcCCTTGTTTAAACTTGTGTTTTACATATGGTATGTGTGTCTCATGTGTCccttatgtaattatttattttagatctaataattaatttatctaaTCTATTTCACGTATTTAATGATTGACCTCAAAAACGTAATGATTTGTTATTTACAAAAGTAGCCTATTTGTGTATTTATGGCTTACATTAATTTTGACTAAAATCAATTTAATGATTTATTCTGTAGCCTTCATTTGGTTTATTTGATGATTTATGGGTTTTATTTACACACATGTACCTGTCTTCAGTAGCTCAGGTATATAagtaacaatacattgtatgcgtcaaaattatagatttttcttttatgccaaaaatcattaggatattaagtaaagaccatgttccatgaagatatttagtgaatttcctaccgtaaatatatctgaacttcatttttgattagtaatatgcattaaatatttgtatcttctcctaacaaaccatacatcaatggaatgattattttatggcctaaatctcaataaataaataaataaataaaagaccctTATGAgtgtttttgtgctccagggtcacatttatctgATGGTTTCTATCATTTCTTTCTCTTGTGTAGCGACTCTGTCATAAACTGAATTATTTAGGGATTCTCATATGTACATATGTTGACACATAATGAACTCTTCATGCTGAGCgcctcacttctctctctctctctctctctctctctctctctctctccctctcttttctctctctctcttctctctctctctctctctctctctctctctccctctcttttctcttctctctctctctctctctctcccttctctctctctctctccctctctctctctctctctctctctctctctctctctctctctctctctctctcttctctctctctcagaatgaGACGCGGTCTGTGGTCCACTTGAACTCATTCGGTTATTTTCCGGATGGCTATCTGGACGTCCACCTGCTGTCTCTGAGACTGCCCCAGGAGAAGAGTGACCCCGGgacggtgagtgtgtgtgtgtgtgtgtgtgagaacgagagtgtgtgtgtgtgtgtgtgtgtgtgattcatcaGCTGCTGTGGTCTTGTGTTGCAGGTGGGCTTCAGTCTGTCCTGGTCTCGAGTGAGTGGTATCCTGTCCAACACCGTGAGTGTCTGTGTCTCTTCTCTCTGTCCTGAGTTCATCTCGTGTtcctgacgtgtgtgtgtgtgtgtgtgtatctctacAGGAGCAGGGGCTGGAGTGTAAGCTGAAGAACAGTAAGAATGACACTGAGCTCATCCTCTTCATCATGGACACCGAGCGTCTCAGGTGAGTCCTTGTCCAGCGGTGAGGAGAAACACACCGGCCCATCATTATGAATCATGTTTTGTTATTCTAGTAGTAGGTACATGTAAcaagacactgtaaaataaagtgttagctaCTGTGAAGATGAACTGGTAACTGTGATGGTGGATGTGTGCAGAGTCCAAGTGAGGCACTTTGGTCATTATAACTTCACgctggagtccagactgaagccCGATGAAGACAAAGGTAAAAgaactgcgtgtgtgtgtgtgtgtgtgtgtgtgtgtgtgtttgaaggctGTTTGATGGTGTCTGTGTTTCTCAGAGAGGACCAAAAGAGAAAATAACGAGGCTGAGAAGCCAGAAGAGCCGAGTGTTGATCAGACAACGAAACAGAAAGAGAATTCAGAAGAGACGCCGGCTGTCAGCAGCACCGTTAGCCAGAAGGTACAGACCCGTGTGTTTGTTAAATCTGATTTTAAAGCTTGTGTAAAGGGTCATGAATCCCACTGTTTCCACACTGGTTGCTGTCACCACAGTTTAGTGTTCAGAGCGTTTCATTTCACTCCCATAGTTAAAAACACTAATGAATGCACAGACGTTTGCACTTCTCATCACAAACATATATTTTGGTGCCGAACTCTTACAAAGCAGAAACAAACGCTCTCCTTTGATCATTTCTCTCAGGTAATGTGTGTGATCTCAGCATCTGAAGTGTCTGTCAAAGTGACATCAGCTCGTGCTGTTGTGAATATTTATGCAAAGCGTCTTTTGGTATGATAAGAACATGCAGTCTATCATCTTAGTAATTATGAGATACCAACACATCATCGGAGAGATATAGTCAACACAGTGTAGATCTTAAACAcggaagacaaaaatattttatccGTTTTCTCCAATAATTAAACTGAAAGGATGCAAACATTTGTCTTCAGTGACGTGCAGCACAAATCTGAGAGGAAGCAGTCTGGTGTTTCTTGACTCTTGGTGTGAAGCTGTTTTTGTCATTGCTTCTTGAACCGTGTTCCCGTCAGGTGGAGAGATTTGACGGGAAGTGGCTGGAGCTGCAGCAAGAAGGTGATTCCTACAACTTCAGGGTgagagcccacacacacacacacacacacacacacagtgttacaCAGACCAGTGACTGATGTCAAACCTCTCCTGTCTTCTCTCTCCCGCTCAGTTCCGTCTCACGATGAGTGCGAGCTCGCAGGGCCTCTACAACCTGGACTTCCACAACTGCCACAACGGCAAGACACCGAGTCCATACGCTCTCCACGTGAGTGTGCAGACACATCTGACCGGCTCAGAGCCGCGGGTCACATGATCAGCATCAAACTCTGTGGCCCTCTCTATACCCACCGCAAAGTGTTCTTCATTAGTGTCAGCCCGACGCAGTTATCATCGTCACATCCAGTGTGTTCTTTCACTGCCTGATTCAgtccattaaaatacatttagaataatcACTAATTCAAGATATGAGAGCAGAAAATGTATACATCTCTACAACTTCCTATAGTTAATCAGTTTCACATGAAGAGTGCTGTTTTTTACTCCAAAAAACCATGATTACAAATgttatattgcttttttttatttatttttttacaacagtttaagttaattaagagacttaTGCTTTAGACGCCATATTGCCTAttttgacaacaacaaaaattcaaACACCGTTGTGTGTCTCTGAGAAACATaacgctgttttttttatttctgaatgaatcaaccgtttaaatgttTCAGTTCAATATCATGTAATCAttatctttcttttattttttttattgattgagcACTTTTACACAACCCACcattgaccaaagtgctgtaaaataagtaaacacataataaaacagaatcaaaACATATAATGACAGTGAAATAAACTCCACAAATTCAATATACAGGGTAATGCCTGCAAGGAAATGTTGTTTAAGCTTGTGtttaaaaacacttaataaagtgaagtgacattcagccaagtatggtgacccatactcagaatttgtgctctgcatttaacccatccgaaatgcacacacacagagcagtgaacacacacacactgtgagcacacacccggagcagtgggcagccatttatgctgcggcgcccggggagcagttgggggatcgatgccttgctcaagggcacctaagtcaagtgaaggtggagagagaactgtacatgcactacccccacccacaattccgtctggcccgagactcgaactcacaacccttcgattgggagtccaaccctctaaccattaggccacgacttcccctaaatgTGGGAGCTGATCTGAGAGAAAACGGTGATTCATTCCAGAGTTTCAGAGTGATTGCTACAAAAGCTTGATCTCTACTTCAGCGTTTAGTTCTGGACAGCTGACCTTAGAGATCGTTTTGCCTCATTTTTCTCAATCAGTTCCACCAAGTACAGTGGAGCCCTACTATGTAatgatttatttaagaaaaattgaTCCAAGGGGTAACATATACAAAGAAAACCGAATCGGGCCGAGAATCGACCCCTGTGGAACCCCACAAAGTAAAGAAACAGGTTCTGTTTGAAAGAAAGGACTTATACCATTTAAGCACTATACCATGGATTACCCTCAGGTTCGCCAATGTGTTATTTCGCCAACACTTCATGGCCTATGTGTACTAGCTTACTTAATTTATATTTCTTACGCGCATTTATGCGTTACATTAAGTGTTTCCCACGTGGTACAGGTACTTTGTGTTGTAATATTGCATTGTCTGTCAGCCATTTCTCTCTCCCCAACCCATGATCAGTCAAATCTGACTCCTGCAGATTGTGTTGAATGCAGGGTTGTCAAGTCTGCGTTTTGTTCTTTCTTCCTAtggctacttttaaactgttaatGGGTTGATATTCCCCTGTGGTtttaaaggtttgaaatgttgctgaagttacatttgactgaaatgcttgtATCGAAAACATTTAGCATTCTGCCTGATAAAACTGTGCTagatgttaagttttgtgaagTAGGGCCACTGGTAGGAAGCTTTTTAGCTGTTGTTATGATCAGTATGCATAGCAGtaactgtaaaatatgtattttaggtatgGAAATGACATTTTCCATATTAACCACCAACCCACCACACACCCGCCCACAGCCACTGTCCTCTTTTTGCAAAAACTAAAATGTGGTCATCCTACATGACGTTCATGCACTCACAAAACTACTACAATGATACCTCAAGGTTTCACAGACACACTGTGAAATTAATGTTGAATTGCTTTGCTTGTTAAGATGAGGCAAGAAAAACTTAAAAGCATATTCATACATCTTAAAACTTTTGGACTCATGACCCTAAGCACTTTTCAAtaaaatctatgcaaaagttGGTGTCAGATCATTTAAgaatacaatgtgtgtgtgtgtgtgtgtgtgttaggtgaATATCACAGAGAAGAATCCCAGTGGTTTTCTGTCAGCGGCTGAGATTCCCCTGCCGCGCCTCTACATCTCAATGGCTGCCATCTTCTTCATCGCGGCTGTGGTGTGGACGTACACACTGCTCAagtacaggtacacacacacacacacacacacacagggcctgTCGCTGTGAGGGAACCGCTGgtgttcatgatgtgtgtgtgtttgacaggtaCAGTGTGTTTAAGATCCACTGGCTGATGGCGGCGCTGGCGTACACTAAAGCTGTGTCTCTGCTGTTCCACAGTGTGAGTAAAACACTGATCACTCACAGCTGAGACACTTTCATAGTTTCTAGGAATATTAAAGTTGATTTTAATATTccgttttcattttcatttcagttttcgtAAATCGTGCTTTgctatttttattactttttcaaaaaaatagcTTCATGACTTGTTAAAGTTGACCGTGTTAGCTTTGAACTTggagaaaatatttgaaaacttcTGAAGAATTGCACTTGGCCATACTTGCCGTCATCGTGggaatttttgtgtttatttggttttattttgtgtttcagtttTTGTCATGAAGATAGCCTTAGATGCTGATATGACAATAGAAActgttatatatacatttacttaGATGTGTCTACATCTACttcaatgtaaatataaaaacacaataacaaaaatgtgttgatttacatataaatataaagcagTATTTAATTCTATATGTTCAGAGCTGACTTGAAACATGTTCCTGTGTTATTGTGATCCTCacaagtgtttgtgtgtcttcTGCTCAGATCAACTTTCACTTCATCAACTCTAAGGGGAATCCTATTGAAGGCTTGGCCGTCATGTACTACATCACACACCTGTGCGTATCACACCTTCACACTCCTTGTGTTCCTCACGCTTAGAGATGTGCTCGTACTGTGTATGTTTCAGTGTGCATGATCTCTGTGTGTCAGGCTGAAGGGGGCTCTTCTGTTCATCACGCTGGCTCTCATCGGCACCGGCTTTGCCTTCGTCAAATACATCCTGTCAGACAAAGAGAAGAAGATCTTCATGATCGTCATTCCTCTGCAGGTGTGTGTTTGGACACGTTTCTCTCGTAGTCCTGGTGTGCTGTTATCCGTGACTGAAGCCGGTCTGTTGCAGGTTCTGGCTAACGTGTCCTATATCATCATCGAGGAGACGGAGGAGGGCACGAGTGAATACACTTTCTGGAGGGAGATCCTGTTCCTGGTGGATCTCATCTGCTGTGGAGCCATCCTGTTCCCTGTCATCTGGTGCGTATCGGTGCGCCAGGCTCCCGATGTGATGATATTTACTGTCATCTGATGTGTTTTATGATTCTGTGTCTAACAGGTCCATCCGACACCTGCAGGAGGCTTCGAACACGGACGGCAAAGGTGTGTTTGACAGGAACTGTGTGTGTCGTAAAGACCCAATCACACCAGGCACCAAAACTATGACCATAACTATAACACACAGTTATACTCTAAAAGTGCAGTAACACCATAACTAATTATCTTTAGTTATCAGTATATTTATTGTCAGTTATCATCAAAGTTATCTATATAATTATCTTAAAATCATCTTTAGTTATCGGTATAGTTATCTGTTATCATCACAGTTATCTGTATAATTATCTTAAAATTATCTTTAGTTATCGGTATAGTTATTATCTGTTATCATCACAGTTATCTGTATAATTATCTTAAAATTATCTTTAGTTATCGGTATAGTTATTGTCAGTTATCGTCACAGTTATCTGTATAATTATCTTAATAGTTATCTTTAGTTATCGGTATAGTTATTATCTGTTATCATCACAGTTATCTGTATAATTATCTTAAAATTATCTTTAGTTATCGGTATAGTTATTGTCAGTTATCATCAAAGTTATCTGTATAATTATCTTAATAGTTATCTTTAGTTATCGGTTATAGTTATTATCTGTTATCATCACAGTTATCTGTATAATTATCTTAAAATTATCTTTAGTTATCGGTATAGTTATTGTCAGTTATCATCACAGTTATCTGTATAATTATCTTAAAGTTATCTTTAGTTATCGGTATAGTTATTGTCAGTTATCATCACAGTTATCTGTATAATTATCTTAATAGTTATCTTTAGTTATCGGTATAGTTATTTTCAGTTATTGCTACAGTTATCAGTGTAATTATTcatttagttaatatatatatatatatatattagaagcattatctgtatagttataactgtaacaataacagcaataactGTAAAAGATAGTAGTTATCAGTGTAATTATCATCAGCTATCATTACAGTTATCTGTATAATTATCTTAATAGTTATCAGTATAGTTATTGTCAGTTGTCGTTACAGTTATCAGTGTAATTATTGTTATAGTTCTATATATATTAGTAGAATTATCAGTATAGTTTTTGTTTATCTTTACTGGTATAGTTATTGTCAGTTATCACAGTTATCTGTATAATTATCTTAAAATTATCTTTTAGTTATCGGTATAGTTATGTTCAGTTATTGCTACAGTTATCagtgtaattattaatttagttaatatatattagaAGAATTATCAGTATAGTTATAACTGtaacaataacagcaataactGTAAAAGATAGTAGTTATCAGTGTAATTATCATCAGCTATCATTACAGTTATCTGTATAATTATCTTAATAGTTATCGGTATAGTTCTTGTCAGTTGTCGCTACAGTTATCAGTGTAAATATTGTTATAGTTAAATATATTAGTAGAATTATCAGTATAGTTTTTGTTTATCTTTACTGGTATAGTTATTGTCAGTTATCACAATTATCTTAAAATTATCTTTAGTTATCGGTATAGTTATTGTCAGTTATCGTCACATTTATCTGTATAATTATCTTAAAATTATCTTTAGTTATCGGTATAGTTATTATCTGTTATCACAGTTATCTGTATAATTATCTTAAAATTATCTTTAGTTATCGGTATAGTTATTGTCAGTTATCATCACAGTTATCTGTATAATTATCTTAATAGTTATCTTTAGTTATCGGTATAGTTATTTTCAGTTATTGCTACAGTTATCTTTAGTTATCGGTATAGTTATTTTCAGTTATTGCTACAGTTATCagtgtaattattaatttagttaatatatattagaAGAATTATCAGTATAGTTATAACTGtaacaataacagcaataactGTAAAAGATGAGAAGTGTAACTATAATTAGATATTATCCTCACATTTATCAGTATAATTATTgttacagttatcgctatagttATCAATACcgatgttgtttttgtttgtgtgtgtatatttgtttttctaaataCACAATTTACGTTTTTGTGCAGCTGTTATGAACCTGGAGAAGTTGAAGCTCTTCAGACATTACTATGTGATGGTGAGACATTTGTCTTTATTCACATCTAGGATAAGATCATGTCTCTAAGGTGAACATCTGAAAGCGTTTTCTCTGTCCTCAGATCGTGTGTTATATCTACTTCACGCGGATCATCGCGATACTGCTGCAGCTCACAGTGCCGTTCCAGTGGCAGTGGGGTCGGGAGGTAATCACACTAACATTATAACATAAATAACTAGCGCTGGTGGGTGGGGGTATTAAATAAAGATAACTGAATCAGAACATTACTAGTGTTTTGCATTAATAAGAGCAGTTACTCTTCTTGGTAGGACACATTTAACCGTAAAGCAGAGCTCGAGTTGAtgcatacaaaatgtatttttaacaacAGTAATGTGCAACATTTCTGTATGGAAAATGAATATAGGCTATTCTACCTGCATTAAATGTACCATTATTCTGGTTATTTGATGTTTCTCATGTGCAGTTCTGGTCACAGTCTGGAGCCGTGTGTTTGTAGCACAGAAAATCGCTCCGACTAACCAGAACTTCCGTCTTTTCTCtccttgtgtttgcagttttTAGTGGAGGTTTCTACTCTGATCTTCTTCGTCTTGACGGGATTCAAGTTCCGTCCGGCATCGAATAACCCGTATCTACAGCTGCCTCAGGACGAGGAGGACCTGGAGATGGATGAAGtgtaggtctctctctctccatctctccttctctctttctatACGAGAGGTTCAGTGTGTGATATAATTTCTCTCACACGCAGTGTAACCGAATCCGGAGCGCTGGAGGGCATCCACAAGGTGAAGAAAACGTCTAACGgccgagagagacagagagaggttgCGTTGTGAGTGTCATATCAAAGAGGGCGGAGCCTGGACTCTCTAACTCCTCCCCTTCCTGAGATTGCTGTCCTGGTACCCACAGACTCACTATGCAAGTGAAAAAACACGGAATGGAAAAAACGTATGAGAATAAAGCGCAGCAGACACTATTTCCGTGAGATAACGAGCCGATTTTCCCGTACAGACTCTGGGATAACAGTGACACGGACCGAATCTCATGCTTTGGTTTACAGTAATGATGTGGTCACTCTGCTCTATTCCTTAATTTGTTCGCCCATTTATTCCTTCATTACAAACATGTACAATCATTATACTGCATGTGTGAGGAtaatttgatttgtttgattttaGCCTTCTTTTATTTCCTGATGTCTTTATTATTTAACTGAAGCAGTGTGATGCTGTTGTTTGTATATCAtggtttttttctgtttatttttgatcGGACGACTGGAAGCGGTTCTTCTCTAAAACTAGCGTAAATACAGAGGTTGGTTATCGTGACTTTTTCACCAGGTGAACTAAAGATTTAGGGAACGTTCATGTCTTTTTCCTCCGATGgatatatttaagattttattgaAGGTTTTCTGGTGTTGTAAATTTCTTTAAAGCGTTCAAGACTGTTATGTTGATGTTCTGTCCTGTTTCTGAGATTCCCAAAACAACATGCGACAcacaaataacattattttttcttttgcttctTTGCTTCATTGTGTGATATTTTACTCATAGCTCGATCTACTCTGTAATTGTCCTTCCTTTATTTAACAACTAGAAATATTGATCTACAGTTATAAATAAAGGACTAACCACTGCTACACCGTGTATAACTGAGAGACTGAAAACTAACGGTCCACACGGGAAGCGCGGGAAGCTTCGCAGCGGTTTAGATTAGAAAACCTCTCCAGAGCTTCCCCTCAGTGCTTTTAAACTGGAGGATATTTCCACAAGCTGTCAGAGAATAAGCTTTTCCTGCTTGGTTAATTGCTGGTTTATCATGCTAATTGTGTTCAAGtttgaaataaagcaaataactTCAATATCGACTTGTTTCTTTTGTGAGGGAAGAGAGAAGAGTTGTATATTCACTGCTTCAGCACGTGCCTCCATTGCTTCATCTCCGCATCATCTGTTGTTGCTTGTTtggttcttgttttgttttaaaaatgtatgttacgTGCCACATACACGCACATCGAGAGCGACACCAAAGAAAAGGGGTGCCGCCCGGAGTTCAATCTCCTGCTTCCACAAACA comes from Carassius auratus strain Wakin unplaced genomic scaffold, ASM336829v1 scaf_tig00014309, whole genome shotgun sequence and encodes:
- the LOC113074355 gene encoding protein GPR108-like, with translation MMMMMKSLVSVVIFILMASEISARIHQLELKNETRSVVHLNSFGYFPDGYLDVHLLSLRLPQEKSDPGTVGFSLSWSRVSGILSNTEQGLECKLKNSKNDTELILFIMDTERLRVQVRHFGHYNFTLESRLKPDEDKERTKRENNEAEKPEEPSVDQTTKQKENSEETPAVSSTVSQKVERFDGKWLELQQEGDSYNFRFRLTMSASSQGLYNLDFHNCHNGKTPSPYALHVNITEKNPSGFLSAAEIPLPRLYISMAAIFFIAAVVWTYTLLKYRYSVFKIHWLMAALAYTKAVSLLFHSINFHFINSKGNPIEGLAVMYYITHLLKGALLFITLALIGTGFAFVKYILSDKEKKIFMIVIPLQVLANVSYIIIEETEEGTSEYTFWREILFLVDLICCGAILFPVIWSIRHLQEASNTDGKAVMNLEKLKLFRHYYVMIVCYIYFTRIIAILLQLTVPFQWQWGREFLVEVSTLIFFVLTGFKFRPASNNPYLQLPQDEEDLEMDEVVTESGALEGIHKVKKTSNGRERQREVAL